The Salegentibacter mishustinae genomic interval GGCGGAACCGGAGAGATTGGTACTATTAACGGGAGAAGACAATTTGCTCTTCCAAGAACTAATGATGGCCTAATTAGAGTAGACGATATTTTTGCTTACAATAGTGGGCAGCCAGTACCAGATTTTGGTAATGAAGCAAATCCTGAAGGGCAGAGAACTTTAACCGATGGTATTTACCTAAACCAGGGGAATAATGATCGTTCTTCAGCCAATGGTATTACCAGAAGAGCTTCAATTAACTCTCATAACTGGTTTGGAGTATTATCTAATCTTAGCAATCAATTAACCGACGAACTTACTTTAGATGTTGGTATTGACTTAAGAACGTATAAAGGAATTCATTATAGAAGAGTAAATGATCTTCTTGGAGGAGATGCTTATCTGCAAACCGACAATGACAATAACGTTCCAAACCCGGTACTACGTGAAACTTATGATGCAGATCCTAATTTTTGGGTATTCTCTGATATTGATTCAGAAGAAAAGATCGATTATTACAACGATGGTTTAGTAAGATGGGCCGGTACTTTTGGACAGTTAGAATATAACAATGAGGTTATTTCAGCATTTGTTCAGGGATCTATCTCAAATCAAGGCTTTAAGAGAGTTGAATACTTTGGAGAACTTGAAGGAAACCAGGAAACAGATTGGGAAAACATTATTGGTGGAAACATTAAAGGTGGTCTTAACTGGAATATAGACGAAATGCATAATATATATGCAAACGCAGGTTATTATTCTAAACAGCCTCTTTTTGATGCCGTTTATATTAACTTTGGAAATAACTTAAACCCAGATCTTCAAAATGAACAGGTAATTGGTACTGAGATCGGGTATGGATTTAGATCTAGTTTCTTTAGTGCAAACGTAAACTTATATCGAACTTCCTGGGCAGATAGATTTGAAAGTGATGGAGCGGTATTTAATGCAGAGACTCCTCAGGAAATTAGAGGTACTGCTAACCTTTACGGAATCACGCAGGTACACACCGGTCTTGAAATTGATTTCACCGGAAGAATATCCGATAAATTAGGATTCAACGGAATGATGTCTATAGGAAACTGGGAGTATGATGGAGACGTAGAAGCAACTTATTTCGATAACGATCAAAGCCCGATCTTAGACGAGAATGGTAATCCACAAACGGCTACTTTAGCTTTAGATGGTGTGAAAGTTGGAGATGCTCCGCAGTTTACCGCTAGTATTGGTGCAGATTACGAAATAATAGAAGGGCTTGGAGTTGATGCTAACTATAGATATGTTGATAATCTTTATGCTGATTTTGATGCAACAGATGCATTAGGTGAAGAAAACTTTGAGGCGTTAAAATTACCTTCTTTTGGATTGGTTGATGCCGGAGCTTCGTTTAGATTACCAATTGGTAAAAACAACAATAATCTTAACTTTAGAGTTAATGTAAATAACGTGTTTGATACTATGTATATTTCTGAAGCAGATACCAATCTTTTAGCTGGTGCTGGAGATGAAACTTACGATGGCGTTAACGTTAATAACAGAGTGTATTTTGGTTTCGGAAGAACCTGGAATGCAGGAGTGACTTTTAATTTCTAAGCAAAAGAGATTAATTCTTAATATAAAAAACCACCCCAACTCGGGGTGGTTTTTTTGTTTTAAACTATTGAGAACGAAAATCTATGAACTTTGTCAATAGGGGATAATATTTATTGTATAAAGACTTATGAGAACGTATTGAAAAATTTAATTTGAAAATAATAAATTAAATCATTTTTCTTTCTCTGTGGTGGTTTGATCTTTTTTTCTCTCGGCTTCTTTTTCAACAAATTTTTTATGTTGTACTTCCCCGCCAAAGTCTCTGGTTCTCTTGTAAATACTTTCAAAAACCTCTGCTTTGCCATATACGGTAATTACATCGTGGGGCAAAATTTTTGAATTTCCCGAAGGAGAACCTAAATAGTCTTCACCTTTTCTGTCTATTCCCAGTACGGTTATGCCTTCTTTTCTAAGATCCAATTCTATTAAAGTCTTATTGGCCAACCAACTATCTTTCTCTACCCGCATTTCACTTACATGGTAATTGTCGTGCAAATGCAGTACAGCAGCATAATCCTGTACATTTATATCGGTATATTTTTTTAGCATTTTACTAATCAATTTTGATAGTCCGCGGTCTACCCAATCACTTCTAATGGCCCACCACAATATGGCAAGTCCTACCACAACTATGAGCAATCCATACAGCTTAGCCGAATTGCTATCTGGTAGCACAAAAGTTAGAATTAAGGAAGACATAGCCGTTACTATACCGGCATTACCAATAAGCATAAGGCTGTATATAATCTTTCTTCGAACCGGGTGGTTCATTATTTTTTCAGATTCCGCAGAAGTATAGCCTGAGCCGGTATATGCAGATCGAGCCTGAAATCTTGCGCTTTGGGTAGAAAGTCCGGTGTGAGCTAAAGCAATGGCCGCAACCCGTGTAATCAAGGCTGAAAGTGTGATGATAAAAAATAACGTAACAGCGGCAATCATAAATATTGATTTATAGATATATGTATCAATATAAGATAAACTAATTTTTGAATTTTTTTATACTAATTATAAGTTTATGCTTTCTAATTGCGTGTTTCTACATTTTAAATCTCAGGTCCGGGCTTTTTAGTCTGATATGAGTTCCCTTTTATTTTCGAAACCTTTTGTCTGAACCTCCAAAATCAGCATAGATGTGGTAGGAACCTTTTCTTTAATTCTGAACCTGAAAAATTATGGGTAAGGCATAATTTACATTAACGGGCTTTCCGCGTTGTTTTCCCGGTTGCATTTTAGGTAAGGATTCAATAATTGTTTTGGCTTCTTCTTCAAGCTTAGGGTGTGGTGCTCGTGCCTGTATGTTTACGATGTCTCCTTCAGTATTTATTTGAAAGAGTATGTTGATGCGGTTTATTCCTGAAAGTCCTAATTCACTTCCAAGTTCCTTATTAAAATTCTTATTTACATAAGCGGTGATCTTCTCGCTCATACACCTTTTTCTCTCCGCATTATCATTTAGACCTTCACAGCCCGGAAATACCGGTACATCTTCAATTAGTGTAAAAGGCACGGTTTCTGGTTTTTCTTCTGGTTTGTGCTCAATTATATCTTCGGGTTCCACGATATCTTCCAGGCTTATTTCAGTAGATTTAATTTCGTCTTCTTCGAGCTCGGGATCGTCTTCAATTACATCTATTACCTCGGGAATTACCGGTGGTTTAGGAGGTGGGGTATTTGCCAGTTCGGTAATGGGGATTTCTTCATCTTCAAGGGCATCTAAATAAACCTGTTCGCTAGCAAATTCTTCCTTATCATAAGTTTTCCATTCTATTAAAAGCAGACTGGCCAGTAAGGCGAGGATAAGTCCGAAGGACAGAAACAAATTTGATTTTTTTCGAAGGTCAGCTTTAGGGTTTTTCTTAGGTTTCATAAGATTAGTATTAAATTAATAGTATAGTGATATACAGTGAAAATTTAATCTAATGGCTGGTATTTTGAATAACTATCAATTAAAATGCCAAAAAATTGAATGAAATTTATATAATTGATTTAAAGCTTATTCTGTTCTAAAATTAAAGAGCTAAGTGTCTTCTATAAACTAAGAAGTGCAATTGAGTGGCTTTTTTGTAGAAAATCCTATCTTTACTAAAAATTTACTTCTATGTATCCAACAGTACAATTCATACATTCTTATTGGGCTTATTTAGTACTTATTGTTTTGTTCGTGGCCGTTATAAATTCAATTATAGGGTATGCTTCGAATAAGGAATACGGTGCAACTAATTTTAGGATCGCGCTTTTTACGCTTATCACTACACATATTCAGCTTTTAATAGGAATTGTTTTATACTTTGTATCTCCTTATTTCTCTGTTTTACTTGAAAAAGGTATGGGTGCAGTAATGCCTGATCCAACTCTAAGGCTTTATATCATGGAGCATCCTTTAATGATGATTATCGCTGTGGTACTAATAACCATTGGATATTCCAAGCATAAAAGTAAACTTACCTCAAAGCCGAAATTTAAAACCCTGGCTATATTTTATACTTTAGGATTATTGGTGATGTTGTCGCGTATTCCCTGGAGTGCCTGGTTTTAGATTGCTATAAACTTTTCATTCACTCCCTTTTGGAGTGCCTGGGCCGGCTTGCTTTAGAAGATAAATATAAACAGGGAAATGATCACTGTATCCTCCCTGGTAGCCGCTATAACCATAGCTTCGGAAGGGATAACCTTTGTATTGTCCGCTTTCTGTAATAAGGTATTTCTTATTGAAGATCCCTGCTTTATAGAACTGAAAACTTGAATAGTCTTTCTTCGTTAAAGCTCCCGAAATAAGAATTTGGTCAAATAAATTCCAACCATCTCGGTAGGCAAGTGTCCCCATACCTTTTTTGAACATACGCTCCATAGGATTGTATAATTGATGCGGACTTAAGCCATTTGGATCCTCTTTTGTTTTCAGTATTTCCTTGAAGCTTTTATTTGTAGGATCATCATTAAAATCTCCCATACTTATCACTTTGGCTAAAGGTTTCCTTTTAAATATTGAATCGAGAATTACTTTATTTAGAGCTGCTGCTTTTTCCCTTTTGTACCTGCTGGCCGTTTCCCCGCCACTTCTTGAAGGCCAGTGATTCACTATAAAATGTAACTTTTCATCATCAATTTTTCCACTTACCACCAGTTGATCCCTAGTGTAAACGCGTTTGTCGGGTTCTTTACTGTCATAGATTAGTAATTCGTGTGAAACTGAATTTTCTAATCTAAAAATATCTTTTCTATATAATAAGGCTACATCGATTCCGCGGCGGTCTGGCGATTCATAATGTACAATACCATAGTTATAGGCTTTGAGTTTTGGTTCACTTATCAGGTCTTCTAAAACCCGCCGGTTTTCAATTTCACAAATCCCAACAATTACAGGAGCTTGCTTTGATATATCTGATCCTATCTCTGGAATAACTTCAGCTAATTTTTGCAATTTATCGCGGTATTTTTCCTGTGTCCAAACATCATCTCCGTCCGGGGTGCGGTCATCATCAAAAGTGAAGGGATTATTTTCAGTGTCAAATAGATTTTCAACATTATAAAAAGCAATACTTATAATTTTATACTCCTTTTGCTGTGAGAAACTACTTTCAGTACTCAAAAAGAAAAACAGGCAAGAAACAAAAAGGGGAAAAATACGGGTAATCATTGTCTTACATTAAAGCTAAATTATTGGTATAAAGTGCTGATATTTTGATTATTAACGCTTAAATATCTTAACTTATATTGAATATGACACTACCTGGGTATGAAATTTTTAATTTTTCTTCTCTTTTTTGGGATGGGATTTTCTGGCTCCCTGGCGCAGGAAATTTCCCTGGAAGGAAAATTGGTAGATGCTCAAACTTATAAAGAATTACCCGGCGCTAAACTTCAGATAGAGAAAAGCTTTTTTGAAACAATTTCTGATGAAAACGGAGTATTTTTATTTTACTCGAAAGATCTTCCGCTCGGCGAACAAATTTTAAGCATAAGTCTTACAGATTACAAACTTCTTAGAATCCCGGTGATCATCGAAAAGGGAATTAATAAAGATCTCGGACTTATTTTAATGCAGCCTGTTCTAGCCGATTATGCGAGTCAAATAAGCACTATAAGCCTATCTGATGCTGAGTTGGATGAGGATGAAGCTCATATAGATAATCTTGCTGGGCTCCTACAGGCTTCTCGTGATGTTTTTTTAAATGCGGCTGCCTTCGATTTTAGTCAAACTTTTTTTAGACCCCGTGGTCTCGATAGCGAACACGGGAAGGTTTTAATAAATGGTATAG includes:
- a CDS encoding energy transducer TonB produces the protein MKPKKNPKADLRKKSNLFLSFGLILALLASLLLIEWKTYDKEEFASEQVYLDALEDEEIPITELANTPPPKPPVIPEVIDVIEDDPELEEDEIKSTEISLEDIVEPEDIIEHKPEEKPETVPFTLIEDVPVFPGCEGLNDNAERKRCMSEKITAYVNKNFNKELGSELGLSGINRINILFQINTEGDIVNIQARAPHPKLEEEAKTIIESLPKMQPGKQRGKPVNVNYALPIIFQVQN
- a CDS encoding TonB-dependent receptor, which produces MRKLLALAMFLTSATIFAQGTLTGTVLDSEMNGPLPGATVMVVGTNNGTTTDFDGNFSLDVKSASGRISITFIGYERKTIKFDVANGATQDLGTIALGVDADALAEVVITGIADLAKDRETPVAVSTIRAAEIQEKLGSQEFPEILNNTPSIYATKQGGGFGDARINIRGFDTNNSAVMINGVPINDMENGAVYWSNWAGLSDVASAIQVQRGLGSSKLAVSSVGGTINVITRAADRAEGGFVTAMTGNDSYLKTVASYNTGLMESGFSTTVLLSQTQGDGYIDGTEFQGYNYYLGFGYRPNDTHDFQFTVTGAPQWHNQRSRSSSIDTYQRYSDNDDPNIKYNEEWGYLNGEAYSFRRNFYHKPIMSLNWDFDINSKTQLSTSAYASFGRGGGTGEIGTINGRRQFALPRTNDGLIRVDDIFAYNSGQPVPDFGNEANPEGQRTLTDGIYLNQGNNDRSSANGITRRASINSHNWFGVLSNLSNQLTDELTLDVGIDLRTYKGIHYRRVNDLLGGDAYLQTDNDNNVPNPVLRETYDADPNFWVFSDIDSEEKIDYYNDGLVRWAGTFGQLEYNNEVISAFVQGSISNQGFKRVEYFGELEGNQETDWENIIGGNIKGGLNWNIDEMHNIYANAGYYSKQPLFDAVYINFGNNLNPDLQNEQVIGTEIGYGFRSSFFSANVNLYRTSWADRFESDGAVFNAETPQEIRGTANLYGITQVHTGLEIDFTGRISDKLGFNGMMSIGNWEYDGDVEATYFDNDQSPILDENGNPQTATLALDGVKVGDAPQFTASIGADYEIIEGLGVDANYRYVDNLYADFDATDALGEENFEALKLPSFGLVDAGASFRLPIGKNNNNLNFRVNVNNVFDTMYISEADTNLLAGAGDETYDGVNVNNRVYFGFGRTWNAGVTFNF
- a CDS encoding TrkA C-terminal domain-containing protein: MIAAVTLFFIITLSALITRVAAIALAHTGLSTQSARFQARSAYTGSGYTSAESEKIMNHPVRRKIIYSLMLIGNAGIVTAMSSLILTFVLPDSNSAKLYGLLIVVVGLAILWWAIRSDWVDRGLSKLISKMLKKYTDINVQDYAAVLHLHDNYHVSEMRVEKDSWLANKTLIELDLRKEGITVLGIDRKGEDYLGSPSGNSKILPHDVITVYGKAEVFESIYKRTRDFGGEVQHKKFVEKEAERKKDQTTTEKEK
- a CDS encoding endonuclease/exonuclease/phosphatase family protein, with amino-acid sequence MTRIFPLFVSCLFFFLSTESSFSQQKEYKIISIAFYNVENLFDTENNPFTFDDDRTPDGDDVWTQEKYRDKLQKLAEVIPEIGSDISKQAPVIVGICEIENRRVLEDLISEPKLKAYNYGIVHYESPDRRGIDVALLYRKDIFRLENSVSHELLIYDSKEPDKRVYTRDQLVVSGKIDDEKLHFIVNHWPSRSGGETASRYKREKAAALNKVILDSIFKRKPLAKVISMGDFNDDPTNKSFKEILKTKEDPNGLSPHQLYNPMERMFKKGMGTLAYRDGWNLFDQILISGALTKKDYSSFQFYKAGIFNKKYLITESGQYKGYPFRSYGYSGYQGGYSDHFPVYIYLLKQAGPGTPKGSE